GCAATTGCGCGTGCTGGTGCTGGGACAAATAACATACCGATTGATGTAGCAACTGATCAAGGAATTGTTGTCTTTAATACGCCTGGTGCGAATGCTAATGCTGTAAAAGAAGCAGTCCTTGCCTCAACACTTTTGAGTGCGCGTGATTACATCGGTGCAACTAGCTGGGTGAATACACTGACAGGTGATGATGTCCCTGAGCAGGTTGAAGCTGGTAAAAAACAATTTGCTGGTTCTGAAATTGCTGGAAAAACACTTGGTGTCATCGGCTTAGGTGCGATTGGTGCTAGAATCGCAAATGACGCTGTTCGTTTGGGCATGAATGTTATCGGTTATGATCCATATGTGAGTGTCGAAACTGCCTGGGGATTAAATAGAGCAATCACACGAGCAACTGAGATTCAAGACGTCTTTAAAAACTCTGATTACATCACGATTCATGTGCCATTGACTGAGGAGACGAGAAATACATTTGACCGTGAAGCCTTTGATCTCATGGGTAAAGACGTGACAGTTATCAACTTTGCGCGTGGTGAGCTAGTTGATAACACAGCACTATTTGATGCGATTGAAACTGGTGTTGTCAAACGCTATATTACTGACTTTGGTACAGAAGACTTGCTTAATAAAGACAAGATTACTGTTTTACCACACGTTGGTGGCTCAACAGAAGAAGCAGAGTTGAACTGTGCGATTATGGCAGGTCAAACAATCCGTCGCTTTATGGAGACAGGTGAAATCATTAACTCTGTTAACTTCCCAAATGTCAAACAGGTCTTGACGACACCTTTCCGTATTACCTTAATTAATAATAATGTCCCAAATATTGTGGCACGCATCTCAACACGCGTTTCTGATGCAGGTATCAATATCTCAAATATCATTAACCGCTCAAAAAATGATCATGCCTATACCTTGCTTGATTTAGATGAATCTGATGAGCAAAAAGTCCAAGCACTTGCGGATGAATTTAACAAATCTGAGCATATCGTAAAAGTGAGAATCATCAAAAAATAAGGCCATGCCTTAGATAGCTGAATTAAAAGGTGCTCTATGGTTTGGAGACAAACTAGAAAGCACCTTTTAATGTGTCTGTCGACAAGTTGAGTTATTTATGAAAAAGTAAAAATGATGATTGGTTAAGGTTGAGTTAAGTAATGATTTGTATACTATAGTTACCCCTAAAACATTTTTTCATAACAACTTCCTATAAAAACATCGCTAACTTAGCGGTGTTTTTTGTATGTAAAACGGATGAACTAGTGATGGAAATGGGTTGTACAACTATTACATGGTTCACTTTAAATCACAGATTAAGATGACATCAGATCACCTTTAATTGACAGTCTCGGTTTTTTGGGATAAAATACAGATATCAAATCATAATTTTTATTATTGTGCTTTCAGAAAACTGCTGATATCAGTTGGTGCTTGATGTACTTACTGATGAAGGAAACAAGTCTGGGCATATCAAGAAAGTGAGGACTATCAAAAACGATGACGACATTTTACTGGTACCCGAAATGTTCAACTTGCCAAAAGGCAGCTAAAGAGCTTGAATCATTAGGACAAACCGTTGAGAAAATAGATTTAAAAACGACCCCACCAAAGGCTGAGGTGATTTTATCTTGGTTGAAAACATCTGGACTAGATAAAAAGAAATTTTTTAATACCTCTGGTATTAGCTACCGTCAGCTGGACTTAAAAGATAAGGTGGCGGATTTAACACTAGAAGATGCTGCTGAATTGCTTGCATCTGATGGCATGTTGATTAAGCGCCCAATCCTGCTGGATGCGTCTGGTCATATCCTTCAAATTGGGTATAGAACACCATATGAAACGCTTTTAGGCTAATCATCATAAAATAAAAAGAGCGATTAACCATGTCATAGTGGTTAATTGCTCTTTTTTTGCTAGAGATCAGTTTATAAATCAATTTCAAGGAGGATTGGTGTATGATCTTGTCTGGCACCAGAGTCAATCATTTCAGATTTAGTAATCGCATTTGCAATTCTCTCTGATGTGATAAAATAGTCAATCCGCCAGCCTGAGTTATTGATTTTACTTGTTTTAGAACGTTGTGCCCACCAAGAATAGACATTTGGGACTTGACCATGGACATGTCTAAAGGTATCAGTGAAGCCAGCTGCTAGCAAGTTTGTAAAGCCATTGCGTTCTTCATCAGTAAAGCCAGGTGAATTCCGATTATTTGTCGGATGTGCTAAGTCGATTTCAAAATGGGCGACATTGTAATCTCCTGTTGCGATGACAGGTTTTTGTGCATCAAGTGATAGCAGATACTCACGATACTTGTCGTCCCAGATTTGACGCTCAACTAAGCGTTTAAGCCCATCACCCGCATTTGGTGTGTAAACTTGTGTTAAGAAGAAGGTATCAAACTCAAGTGTGATAATCCGGCCTTCACTGTCCATCGTAGATGGTGCACCGATTTCTGGTGTCGTGACAGTCACAGCGAGTTCTTTTTTATAAAGGAACATGGTACCTGCATAGCCTTTGCGAGCTGGCTCTACAGATGAACGCCAAGCAAGGTTATAGGCTGGGAAACGCATTTCAAGGAGTTCTAAGTGTTTTTTGGTTGGCCCTTTAGCAGATAGTTTTGTTTCCTGTAAGGCGATGACATCGGCGTCAAAGCTAGCAAGTGTATCTAAGACAGACTGTGATAGCTGCGCACGAGCTGAATCACTAGTTAAGGCGGCGTTTAGGGAATCGATATTCCACGAGATAAATTTCATATTCATATCTTTCATTATAACAAAAAAATAGTGGTTCCAATGATGGGAGGTTTCAGGACTATATGTCAGTTAAGTCTGTGGTATCATCTAATTCTCGGATTAGTCTGGACTGCAATAAATAAGCCACCTGGTATTTAACTGTTAAGCCTTTTAAGAATGGGCCTAACTGATCATGTCCACCAGCTAATTGAGCTAAGGTGGTTAGATAGGTCTCTTTTTCTTCCAAAGTAGCAATCTTTTTAAAATAGCCCCAAATATGTTGATAGGCTGTCGTTAACGTTTTAATCGTTGGGACTTGCTGTTCTGCCTCTGCTAATAATCGGCTAAATTCAGTTGCCTTGTCAACTGTCCAGTCGTTGTTTTTAGCTAACTGTCTGATTTGGTTATAGTGTTGTTGGGAATGGGCCATGACCCAATATTTGTTTTCTGCCCAGTCTTGTTGCCAGCTTGTCATGATAACTCCTAAGTCGTGTGATATGATACTTGCTTTAAATTATACCAAATAAGTACGTCAAGCGTTAAACATAAGACTAACACTAAGTTTATCCTGCTAATTTCCCTAGTTGTCAACCAGTAGCTGAGGCAATAAAGCTGACATCAGGGTCATTATCTAGCCTATAAATATGGTATAATAGAAACTGATTATGGCATCTCATCTGATGTCTTGAAAGAGGAAAAAAATTGACTGAAACTAACCAAAAACAAGCTTTTTATATCACGACACCGATCTATTACCCTTCTGGGAAATTGCATATCGGTAACTCTTATACGACGATTGCCTGTGATGTGCTAGCACGTTATAAGCGTCTGATGGATTTTGATGTCTTCTACCTGACAGGGACAGACGAGCATGGCCTCAAAATCGAACAAAAGGCGACTGAACTTGGGATTTCACCACAAACCTATGTTGATGGTATGGCTGCTGACATGAAAAAATTGTGGGCAACGCTTGATATTTCCTATGATAAATTCATCAGAACAACAGATGATTATCATGAAAAAGCGATTGAGGATATGTTTGAGCGCTTAATTGAACAAGATGATATTTATCTTGGTGAATACGATGGTTGGTATTCCGTTTCTGATGAAGAATATTTCACAGAGTCTCAACTGGCTGAAGTTTATCGTGATGAAGATGGTGTCATGATTGGTGGTAAAGCACCAAGTGGTCATGAAGTAGAGCGCGTTAAAGAAGAATCTTATTTCTTCCGTATGGGTAAATATGCAGACCGTTTGCTAGCTTATTATGAATCACATCCTGATTTCATCCAACCTGAGTCTCGTAAGAACGAGATGATTAATAACTTCATCAAACCAGGATTAGAAGATCTTTCTTTGTCTAGAACGACTTTCACTTGGGGAGTGCCAGTCAGATCAAATCCTAAACATGTTGTCTATGTGTGGTTTGATGCGCTTGCAAACTATATCACAGCCCTAGGTTATGGTTCTGATGATACGACTAATTTTGAGAAATATTGGCCTGCCAATGTCCACATGGTCGGTAAAGAAATCGTGCGTTTCCATACGATTTATTGGCCAATCATGTTGATGGCATTAGACTTACCATTACCTAAACAAGTTTTTGGTCATGGCTGGTTATTGATGAAAGACGGTAAAATGTCTAAATCTAAAGGCAATGTTGTCTATCCCGAAATGCTAGTTGAACGTTATGGTTTAGATGCTTTGCGTTATTACCTCATGCGTGCGGTGCCATTTGGTAGCGATGGTATCTTTACACCTGAAGACTTTGTCAATCGCGTCAATTACGATTTGGCAAATGATTTAGGGAATCTCCTTAATCGGACGATTGCTATGATTAATAAATACCAAGATGGTGTGATCAGGACACCAGAAACGCAGACTGAATTTGATGATAGCTTACAGGCGGTTATTGAGACAGCAACTGCTCATTACCATCAGTCGATGGATAAGATGGAATTTAATGTCGCATTAAGCGAAGTATGGACGATTATTTCTCGTAGTAATAAATATATCGATGAAACAACGCCGTGGATTTTAGCTAAGGATAGCAGTAGAGCTGGTGAATTAGACAGCGTCATGTATCATTTGGCAGAAAGTTTACGGATTACTGCGGTCTTATTGCAACCATTTATGCGTCAAACCTCTCAAGCTATTTTCACACAACTTGGTATGGCGACAACTGACCCACAGTTGACTGATGCAGCTTTTGGTCACGAGTTTACAGCGTCAGTTGTCAGTAAAGGTGAGCCGATTTTCCCACGTCTAGATGCTGAAGAGGAAGTTGCTTACATTAAGGAACAAATGCAAGTAACCTCTCCTGTAGCAGCAGTTACGGCATTTGATCCTGAAGCAACGACGCTTATCTCAGATAAAAAAGCAATCAAGTTTGATGAGTTTGAAAAACTAGAGATCAAGGTTGCAGAAGTCATCAATGTTGAAAAAGTTGAGGGATCTGATAAACTCTTGAAATTTGAGTTAGATGCTGGGGATGAAGGTCATCGCCAAATCCTATCAGGTATCGCAGCATTTTATCCAAAACCAGAAGAATTAGTTGGGCTCAAGCTACAAATCGTAGCTAATCTGAAACCACGTAAAATGATGGGCTTGTTGTCACAAGGGATGATTTTATCTGCCGAGTCAGACGATAAATTAACCCTTTTAACCGTGTCTAAAGACGTTGCAAATGGTAGTGTCATCGGTTAATTGCTGCACCATTAGCTTGGCAATCTAGCTTAAAAATCTAGATGTCAAAAATAGATAGAAAAGGACAAGGCAGATAAGCCTTGTTTTTGGTAAATGATGATTAAAGAAATACGAGATAAAACGACCTTACCCTGGGACTTGCTACTGAATGCAGATCCAGACTTGGCACGAGTAGCAAGTTATATCACAGATGCGCGTATCTTTGTTTATCAGTCAGATCAAGCAGCCATCATCGGCATATTAGTACTAGCTGCATTACCTGAAGCAGGTGAGTTTGAAATCATGATTGTTTCTGTTAGTCCCAAACATTTCCGGCAGGGTATTGGTAAATCAATGCTTAACCATGTCATAGCTAATCTGAGAGCTGCTGATAAGACAGCCAATATTCGGATTAAAACGGGAGATTTAACTGAGGATGCGATAGCCCTGTATCAGTCAGTAGGCTTTGAAATTGTTGCGACTGTTAAATATTACTTTATTGATAACTATGCAGAACCGATATACGAGCATGGCGAGCGGCTGAGACACCAGGTTGTGATGCGACTGAGATAGTAGTTTTACTCAACCAGTGTATGATGATCTATTTATCCACGCTTTGATAGCCAAAATCGACTAGATATTAGCTTAAAGAAAAAGGGTATGACCTAAAGCAATATTGACATGAAATATAAATTAAAAATTAGTATGTCTAATAAAACATACTAGTTTTTTTATTATTTAAATTAAAAAGTTAATTTTAATAATAATATATTTAAATATTTGATAATTTTATGATATAATTTAATCAGATAAATTAAACTTAATGCAAGTAGTTTTTATTAGCGGTGGCTGAAACATTTTTAGTATTGTCCACATAATTTTTCTATAATATGTACTTGTAGTGAAAAATTAATGTGGCTAGTTATGTTTAAAGATAGAAAGTCAGGATATTTTGACAAAAAAAGATAAGTTAATCATTTTGATAATTTTAACAGTTTTGCTCATGCTCATTGGTAGTAAAAAATACATCTATAATAAAGCAGTCAGGTATGAGTTAGTAGAACTTGTGAAAAGTAAAGCAGCTGAACAGGTTTTTGAGAGAACGCTTAAGGATTTAGATCCAAATGCCTTAACGCCTCAAGGGATTATCAAATCTTATCAGATTGATTTTGATAGCATAGAACATTGCTTAAATGGTGGTGTTATGGTAGATTTAATCATTAATAAAGATAAAAAGCTTAAGGTCTATGATACGCTGACTGAGAATGATACAACTGGTAATTTGGAAGCTGGTTCTGGAGGGTATTCATCTAAACTTGCGGAGCTACTTAATGCGAATAAGCCATAAGAGATGTGGTAGGTATTAAACAAGCTTGTGTTAGGAAGTATAAGAGAACACAGGCTAAAAAAAACTTAAGAAGCATATAACGCTTTCTATAAGCTGATTGACAAGACTATTCGATTAGAAAAGTATAGGTTATCAAATCATAAGTTGGTACATCAGCTAGATGGATATGTAATAAAAATTAAGTGCTGTATCAAAATTCACTCAACATGGTTTAGACTAAATTATTTTGGTATAATAGGGGTAATGGAAAATTTACAAGACAAATTAAAAGCATATCAGATTACGTTCAATAAACCCGAACTTTTAGCAGAGGCTTTCACGCATAAATCTTATTATTTCGAGCATAAGTCATCAAGTGTCTTTCATAATGAGCGCTTAGAGTTTTTAGGAGATGCGGCCTTAGGCTTTATCATCGTCGAATATCTCTATAAGGCTTACCCGCATGAGCGTGAAGGTGTTTTAACCGAGAAAAAAATATCGATCGTTCGAAGAGAATCTTTGGCCGATTTTTCGCGTAAATTAGGGTTTGATCAGTATTTAAAACTTGGTAATGGCGAAGAAAAAAGTGGTGGTCGTGAGAACGAAGCTAATTTAGAAAATCTATTTGAAGCCTTTCTTGGGGCAATTCTGATGGATAAGGATTTTAATGCCGTCAAGGACTTTATCTATAAGGTCATGATCCCGGAAATAGAAAATGGGTCCTATGATAAGGTCACGGATTATAAGTCAGCACTTCAAGAGATTTTTTATACCGCTGGACATATCGACACAAATAATAAAATTCCGCTTGAGTATGTTATCGTTGGTCAGAGTGGGCCAGTTCATGCACCTGTCTTTGAGGTAACTGTTGAGTTTGAGGGTGAAGTGATTGGCCAAGGAAAAGGCAAATCTAAAAAAATAGCAGAACAAGATGCAGCCCGTTCTGCCTTCATCAATCAAAAAAAGCAGCAAGAGGATAACTAGTCATGTACTTAAAGCAAATCGAGATGGTCGGATTTAAATCTTTTGCTGATCGGACTAAACTGACATTTGATACAGGTGTGACGGCCATCGTAGGCCCTAATGGCTCTGGTAAGTCAAATGTTACTGAGAGTTTACGCTGGGCGCTTGGGGAGCAATCTGCTAAGAGTTTACGTGGCGCTAAGATGCCTGATATCATTTTTGCAGGGACACAAAAACGTCGGGCACTTAACTATGCAGAGGTTATCGTCACATTTGATAACTCTGACAATTACTTACCGAGTGAAAAAACAGTTGTTGTAACGCGCAGGCTTTATCGAAACGGCGATAGCGAGTTTTTGATTAATGACAAAAAAGTGCGCTTAAGGGATGTCCATGAATTATTTATGGATACTGGACTTGGTCGGGATAGCTTCTCAATTATTTCTCAAGGTAAAATCGAAGCTATTTTTAACAGCAAACCAGAAGAACGTCGGGCTATTTTTGAGGAAGCAGCGGGCGTTTTAAAGTATAAGACCAGAAAGAAAGAAACTGAGAGTAAGCTTTCTGCGACGCAAGAAAATATGGATCGCTTAGATGATATTATCTATGAGTTAGATGGTCAGCTTACCCCTTTGCGTGCACAGCGTGATGTGGCTTTGCAATTCCGTGAACTTGATGAAAAACGTGGACAACTTGGTTTGTCTGTTTTAGTGGCGCAGCTGACAGCAGAAAAGCATCAGCACGAACAGATAACAGAAGAGCTTGAGACGGTGTCACGGTCGTTGACTGAAATTGATCAGGTCGAAACGGCTGTTTCTCGTGAGCTAGGAACCTTGAAGCAAAAGCGCAGGGATGTCGAGCAGGCACAAGAAAAGATGCAAGATGAGTTGTTGCAATTAACAACTGCCAAGTCTGATTTTCAGTCCAAAATTACGATTTATCATAACCAGGCACAAATGTCCCAAAAATCAGAAGCAGAACGGACATCACGTATTCAGCTTCTGACTGATAAAGTAGCAGAACTGGGAGAAGAACTGACTAAGCTATCTGATAAGCTGTCTGATAATCAGGCGAATAAATCAGATTTGACTGCACAAATTCAAACATTGGAAAGTAAACTCGCGAATTTATCAGAGAATCCAGAAGATGCGATAGAACGCTTACGGGCTGAATTTGTTGACTTAGTTAATCAGGAAGCACAGTTATCAAATCGCATCACTAAAAATACATCTGAGCTGAACAATATAGTGGCAAATGCTGCAAGTAGATCAGATGAAAATAAATTATTGTCAGATAAATATACGACATTAAAAGCTGAATTAGCCGAAACAAGTCAGCAGGCAGCAGACTTAAAAGCTTTGATTGCCAAATTGCTTAGCCAATATCAGACAGCTGAAACGACAGGTAAGCAACTAGATGCTCAGCATGAGCAACTGCAAACAGGTCTTTTTGCTGCTATGGATACGCTAAATAAAACCAAGGCACGTTTGTCAAGCTTGGAAAATATCAGGGCATCTCATGCTAATTTCTATCAAGGGGTTAAGGCGGTTTTACAAGCGTCAGATCAATTACCAGGTGTGATAGGTGCGATAGCAGATCTGATTAGGTTTGATAAAAAATATGCGACTGCTATAGACATCGCCTTAGGTGCAGGGTCTCAAAACGTTGTCGTATCTGATGAGCAGGCAGCAAAAGCAGCCATTAACTTTTTGAAAGCGCAACGCTTAGGCAGAGCCACTTTTCTACCTCTGACGACGATTAAACCAAGATACTTTAGTAAGTTAGCACAAGTTTCGGGGATGCCTGGTTTTGTTGATGTGGCACAAAATTTGGTATCTTACGATGCCCAATTAGCACCTGCATTATCTAATTTACTAGGCAGTGTCCTAATTGTAGATAATAATGATAATGCAAGCAAGATTGCGCGTGCCTTGAATTTTACGGCACGGATTGTTGCCTTGGATGGGACAGAGATTAGACCAGGTGGCTCTTTTTCAGGTGGTGCGAATAAGAAGCAGTCGACAACCTTTACAAATGTGGAGATTGACGCGTTAACACAACAAGTGATCGGCTTTGATACACAGGTCAGAGCATTGGAAACGCAGCTCCAAGACGTGCAAGCCAAGAGGAGCGAGATAAATGCAGTCCTCTCTGACCTCCGTCAAAAAGGGGAAGCGAGTCGTCTTGATAGTCAGGCATGCACCCTAAAAGAGCAAGCACTTTTGGCTACAAAAGCAGATATAGAGAGTCGTCTGGCACTGTCAAATGTGTCTGGTGAGCAGACACGTGTTGGCAAGCTCAAGGCTGGAAATCTATCCAGTACAGAAAGACTGGACACGATAGCGGTTGAAAAAGAGCAAATTAACACGGCTATAGCGCAACTGAAAAGTAGCCAATCAGAAATTAAGGCTATGACTGAGCAGGTAAGACAAGACTTGCAAGGCAAACAATTGGCTTGCAATGACATCCTGTCTGATATCCGGCATGAGACGACTGAAATCAAGCGCTTGACTGCTGAAAAAAGTGCCCTTGATCAAGAAATTAAGGCCTTAGCTGTTGAAAATGAGACACATGATGCAAGCTTAACTGCCGACCGTCTAGCAACACTATCAGACAATCTGAGCAAGGTCAGTGAAAAATTTGATGCCACCAGTATCAAAATGGTCTCGCTTAAGTTTGAGCGTGAAGACTTGACGGCACAACTCGATGAGTTAGCGTTAACCCACGAAGCAACGAATAGAGAAAAACAAGATCTGCTTACTCAAAAAACAAGATTTGGCTTATCACTAGAGTCATTAGAAAGTCTCTTGATAAAACGTCAAAATAAATTAATTGATGCCTATCAGATGAGCTTTGACGCAGCAAAAACACTGGCTCAGGAGGTCACAAACTTACCAGAAAGTGAGCGTCAACTCCAAGGGCTTGAAACGCAGATTCGTAGATTAGGCCCTGTCAATCTGGCAGCCATCGATCAATTTGATGAGGTCAATAAGCGACGTGACTTCTTAAATACGCAAAAAGATGATTTGCTGCATGCCAAAGCCTTGTTAGAAGCGACGATTGATGAGATGGATGATGAGGTCAAGGTTAAATTTAAGACAACTTTTGAAGCGATTAGACTAGCCTTTAAAACAAACTTCACACAGATGTTTGGTGGCGGTCAAGCTGATCTGATTTTGAATTCTGAAAATTTGTTGGAGGCAGGCATCGAGATTGATGTGCAACCACCAGGTAAAAAACTGGCGAGTTTAAATCTCATGAGTGGTGGTGAAAAATCTTTGACTGCTCTAGCCTTACTATTCTCGATTATACGCGTTAGAACGGTGCCGTTCGTCGTCCTCGATGAGGTTGAAGCTGCACTGGATGAAGCAAATGTCAAACGATTTGGTGATTATATGACCCGTTTCGATGAAAATAGTCAGTTTATCGTTGTCACCCACAGAAAAGGCACGATGAAGGCCGCTAAAGTCATGTATGGTGTCACCATGCAAGAAGGCGGCATCTCAAAAATCGTCTCTGTCAAGCTCAAAGATTTTGTAGCAGAAGAACAAGAAAAATCTTAAAGTATACATCAAATGTCGTTGTCAAGACATCAAATTGATAATTAATAGATTAGTAGACCTCATTTCTCCATAGGAAATGAGGTTTTTCTGGACTTGGCAAGCTAATCAGGTAGTTTTAAATGATAAGTCAACTCATCATTTAAAACTACCTAGCCTTAGTAGCATCCAGCAAGTCAAAGTCTATATTTTTTGTTATAATGAGAGCATGACGAAAATAAACTTATTAGCACTTGATTTAGATGGGACACTACTGACACACGATAAAAAAATTTCGGATGAAAATAAAGCAGCCATCAAAGCTGCCCAAGCACAGGGTGTGCATGTGGTCATCACGACAGGTAGACCGCTAAAAGCGATTGAACATATCCTAAGCGAGTTAGACCTGTTAGTTGCGACTGAATATTCGATTACCTTTAATGGTGGCCTAGTCCAACGCAATAATGGCGAGATCTTATCTCAAAAGACCTTTTCTTATGAGAATCTAGTTGAACTCCATGAGGCATTTGAGCAACTGGATCTTCCCTTTGATGTGATTTCCGAGGGCAAGTGTTATGAGACAAATCCTAAGTCACTCTATCAGGGCTTTAGTCCATTTCTAGACTTTACCATGGGAGACTTTGATACGATTCCTAAAGATATTATTTTAAACAAGGCAGTCAGTGCAATAGATGCCGACTTTTTAGATCAGCAAATTAAAAAAATTCCTGCTAGCTTAAAAAGTAAATACGAGATTTTTAAATCACGTGATATTTTACTTGAAATCATGCCCAAGGGTGTGGTGAAATCATTTGGTCTTGAGCAGCTAATTGCGATTTTAGGGATTGAACAAGCAAGTGTCATGGCCATGGGCGATGAAGAAAACGATATTACCATGCTAAGCTGGGCTGGACTTGGCATTGCCATGAAAAATGCAACCGCAGAAGTCAAGGCTATAGCAGATGTGACAGCACCATTGACAAATGATGAGCATGGTGTTGCATGGGCGATAAAAACCTATATTTTGGAGGATTAAATGGGCTTATTTGATAAAATTTTTGGTAAAAAAATAGAAGAACAGATTGAAGATAATCAAACGGCGGATATCTTTAAGTTTGACCTAGCAGACTTAGATACAGTAGCTGAGGCCGATAGTGACCTACAAGCAGATGTGTTGGTATCTGTAGCTACCGAGATACCTGTTGAAGAGGATCAACAGCCACCGATAACAGTGGTGTCAGAACCGTTTGTAGATGCGGCAATAGACATGCCGATCGAACCAGTTGTAATACCGATTGAAGGTCTACCAGAAGCAACACCAGAGTCAGTACCAGAATCTGCACCAGAATTTGCACCAGAGTCAATACCAGAATCAATACCAGAATCAATACCTGAGGTAACGACTCCAGTAGTTGAGGCACCTCAGGAAATTGAAGACAAGTATGAAAAATCATTGAAAAAAACGAGTAAGTCATTTGGGGCACGTTTTAATGCCTTTTTATCTAACTTTAGATCTGTTGATGAAGCCTTCTTTGAAGAATTAGAAGATACCTTGATCATGAGTGATGTTGGTGTTGATGTTGCGACACAACTGACAGATGATTTGCGTCATGAAGTTAAATTACAAAATGCCAAGTCGAAAGATGATGTGAAGCGCGTCATCATCGAAAAAATGGTCGATAATTTTGGTGAGTCTGGATTAGAAACTAGCTTAATCATCCGCGAGCCACTGACAGTTATGCTATTCGTTGGGGTAAACGGTGTCGGTAAAACGACGACGATCGGTAAATTAGCCAATCGCTTTAAAAATGAAGGTAAGAAAGTCTTACTAGCAGCCGCAGATACTTTTAGAGCTGGTGCGACTGATCAACTGGTCGAGTGGTCACGCCGCAGTGGCGTTGATATCGTCGTCGGTAAAGAAAAATCTGATCCTGCTTCGGTTGTCTTTGATGCGGTTAAGCGTGCACAAGTTGAGCAGTTCGATGTGCTGTTAATCGATACAGCTGGGCGCTTGCAAAATAAGGATAACCTGATGAAAGAGCTTGAAAAAATGGGCAAAATCATCAAACGTGAACTACCAGACGCCCCTCATGAGACCTTGTTAGCATTGGATGCGACAACGGGT
The DNA window shown above is from Lactococcus paracarnosus and carries:
- a CDS encoding 3-phosphoglycerate dehydrogenase family protein gives rise to the protein MVYTVKTYNNINKIGLRELGNGFQIDGDHKENPDAYIIRSENLHGATLPENLVAIARAGAGTNNIPIDVATDQGIVVFNTPGANANAVKEAVLASTLLSARDYIGATSWVNTLTGDDVPEQVEAGKKQFAGSEIAGKTLGVIGLGAIGARIANDAVRLGMNVIGYDPYVSVETAWGLNRAITRATEIQDVFKNSDYITIHVPLTEETRNTFDREAFDLMGKDVTVINFARGELVDNTALFDAIETGVVKRYITDFGTEDLLNKDKITVLPHVGGSTEEAELNCAIMAGQTIRRFMETGEIINSVNFPNVKQVLTTPFRITLINNNVPNIVARISTRVSDAGINISNIINRSKNDHAYTLLDLDESDEQKVQALADEFNKSEHIVKVRIIKK
- a CDS encoding arsenate reductase family protein, with protein sequence MTTFYWYPKCSTCQKAAKELESLGQTVEKIDLKTTPPKAEVILSWLKTSGLDKKKFFNTSGISYRQLDLKDKVADLTLEDAAELLASDGMLIKRPILLDASGHILQIGYRTPYETLLG
- a CDS encoding exodeoxyribonuclease III; translated protein: MKFISWNIDSLNAALTSDSARAQLSQSVLDTLASFDADVIALQETKLSAKGPTKKHLELLEMRFPAYNLAWRSSVEPARKGYAGTMFLYKKELAVTVTTPEIGAPSTMDSEGRIITLEFDTFFLTQVYTPNAGDGLKRLVERQIWDDKYREYLLSLDAQKPVIATGDYNVAHFEIDLAHPTNNRNSPGFTDEERNGFTNLLAAGFTDTFRHVHGQVPNVYSWWAQRSKTSKINNSGWRIDYFITSERIANAITKSEMIDSGARQDHTPILLEIDL
- a CDS encoding YbgA family protein, whose translation is MTSWQQDWAENKYWVMAHSQQHYNQIRQLAKNNDWTVDKATEFSRLLAEAEQQVPTIKTLTTAYQHIWGYFKKIATLEEKETYLTTLAQLAGGHDQLGPFLKGLTVKYQVAYLLQSRLIRELDDTTDLTDI
- the metG gene encoding methionine--tRNA ligase, which translates into the protein MTETNQKQAFYITTPIYYPSGKLHIGNSYTTIACDVLARYKRLMDFDVFYLTGTDEHGLKIEQKATELGISPQTYVDGMAADMKKLWATLDISYDKFIRTTDDYHEKAIEDMFERLIEQDDIYLGEYDGWYSVSDEEYFTESQLAEVYRDEDGVMIGGKAPSGHEVERVKEESYFFRMGKYADRLLAYYESHPDFIQPESRKNEMINNFIKPGLEDLSLSRTTFTWGVPVRSNPKHVVYVWFDALANYITALGYGSDDTTNFEKYWPANVHMVGKEIVRFHTIYWPIMLMALDLPLPKQVFGHGWLLMKDGKMSKSKGNVVYPEMLVERYGLDALRYYLMRAVPFGSDGIFTPEDFVNRVNYDLANDLGNLLNRTIAMINKYQDGVIRTPETQTEFDDSLQAVIETATAHYHQSMDKMEFNVALSEVWTIISRSNKYIDETTPWILAKDSSRAGELDSVMYHLAESLRITAVLLQPFMRQTSQAIFTQLGMATTDPQLTDAAFGHEFTASVVSKGEPIFPRLDAEEEVAYIKEQMQVTSPVAAVTAFDPEATTLISDKKAIKFDEFEKLEIKVAEVINVEKVEGSDKLLKFELDAGDEGHRQILSGIAAFYPKPEELVGLKLQIVANLKPRKMMGLLSQGMILSAESDDKLTLLTVSKDVANGSVIG
- a CDS encoding GNAT family N-acetyltransferase; amino-acid sequence: MMIKEIRDKTTLPWDLLLNADPDLARVASYITDARIFVYQSDQAAIIGILVLAALPEAGEFEIMIVSVSPKHFRQGIGKSMLNHVIANLRAADKTANIRIKTGDLTEDAIALYQSVGFEIVATVKYYFIDNYAEPIYEHGERLRHQVVMRLR
- a CDS encoding DUF1310 family protein; this translates as MTKKDKLIILIILTVLLMLIGSKKYIYNKAVRYELVELVKSKAAEQVFERTLKDLDPNALTPQGIIKSYQIDFDSIEHCLNGGVMVDLIINKDKKLKVYDTLTENDTTGNLEAGSGGYSSKLAELLNANKP
- the rnc gene encoding ribonuclease III codes for the protein MENLQDKLKAYQITFNKPELLAEAFTHKSYYFEHKSSSVFHNERLEFLGDAALGFIIVEYLYKAYPHEREGVLTEKKISIVRRESLADFSRKLGFDQYLKLGNGEEKSGGRENEANLENLFEAFLGAILMDKDFNAVKDFIYKVMIPEIENGSYDKVTDYKSALQEIFYTAGHIDTNNKIPLEYVIVGQSGPVHAPVFEVTVEFEGEVIGQGKGKSKKIAEQDAARSAFINQKKQQEDN